AATTTGCCACACTAGAGTAAGTGGCTGATGGAGGCCTTGCATTCACTGCAGAGCCTCTAGGCATAAGTGTGAAGGGTAATTAATGGCACTTACGGGATTTCGAAACAGCATCAAGTTTGACAATGGAACTTACTGCTACCAGCACTTAGCTCCAACCAAAATTGGTTCAAGTATAAATACTGTTTCTTTGGGGAGCAGCTAGGAATGGCTAACGTAATAAAGCTGGTGATCATTCAGTCTACTAACAAATAAGTGTTTGACAAATTCAGGACCAAGGTGTGCTATGTTAATATAAAGAATTTTCAGAATTGTTgaataaaatgtcattaaaaataatgctagTGAAATACATGGCATACTGTGTTATTACAGTTCTATACTTCTAAAGTACAAATGTCCCTTGTAAGCTGTAACGCTGTATCAAGTAGGAAGGGTAGCTATGGAAGTAGTTTGACAAGTTGTCTTCTAGAAAAGGTCTGCAATCTTTTTTCCTAACGTAAGCCTTGTATTCAGGTAGAAGTCATACTTCCTATTTATAGTGTCGTAGGAAAGATCCCAGGGCTTCCTGGATTGAGTGTAACATACAGTATTGATGTGCTGATAGTGCAGAACTGCATGATCTACTACATCTGCTTAGGAGTATTTCTCACTCAATGGTTCTTCTGGGTTCCTCCGTGCTACAACTTCCTGTAGTATAACACCCTACTGAATTTGTTTGGATGCTTCTGTCCAACTAGTTTGGTGTTCCCTGGAGATCTGGAAAGTCTCCTGTAGTAGCACGATGTATCTCAGTGCATGTTTTTTCAATTCTTGGAAAGCATCAGGATTGACTTGCCCTTAAAAATAGCTTAGTGCTGCTTAGAGTGTGAAGTAGGAACTGTTTATTTACAGAACTTTTGGGGAAGAACAAGAGCTTTCTAAGCATACTTAGTATCTTCTAGTCTTATGCTTTGACAAGCAATTTCCAAGCGTTCTTAATTGTTCTTCTGGAGAATCCAGTGACTTCATATCTATACAAAGTCTTTCCAGCTTTGTAACTGGAACATCCTaatccagcacctcactacctgaatgttgttgtttttttgttttttttttatgtgaatgTCAAACTCATGTAAATCTCcttgaaaagcaataaaaaactTGCTTATTTGGATCCTATTGGTATCTGCATAAGGTAAAACAGCTATTTCCACATATAGCAGCTGGaaatcacttttttccccttattatttaaaatagatgaTCACAAGCAACTCATTTCTAACAGTGACTTTACCCATAGGTGGAGAATGCCCAGCTTTCTGCAGCAAGAAATAGTGACTTTGCCAATGCTGCTCGAGAGGAGTTAATGGAAACAAAGCTTAGACTTGGTAATCTGACATCTGAAATTAATCACTATCAAAGCCAGGTACTATCTTTTTGTATATTCCTAGTATTATATACCCgatacaaaatatttcatctctAATTACACTCAgtgtaattgttttgttttttttttttttttttccccccctctaaTTTTAGAACGCTGCTCTGGAGAACAGAGTAAAGGAGCTACAGGAGATGCTGGATAAAGATCGTGATCTACATCGAAAGCGTAtggctgaaaaagagaaagaaatggcacAAGCCCAGAAGAAGGTTCAGGAACAGTTGGAAGAATATGAGCATCTCTTAGATGTGAAACTGGCTCTAGATCTGGAAATAAATGCCTACAGAAAGATGCTGGAAGGAGAGGAACAGAGGTAGGTTATAGCAAGATCTTTATGTGAGGACTTGCCCCATCCATGGTCTCTGCACTAACTGAATGTATATTCAAAAATGCAGTAGATGCAAGAAACAAACTCTGTTTGCAATGAGGATCACCATTTAGCTCAAGTACCATCTTCTGTAGATAAATAGTCATATCCATCACATCAGGTATGAAGATAAAGTAACTTGACAAACTAAACTGAAGGTTCAAATCCACTAGACATCCCTCTCTAGAACTGATTACTTTCTTAGTTTTTTGTACTAAAACCTAGAGTTGTATCAAAGATGTATTGAAGTCTAAAACAgccttccttttcccctttatCCATCAGTATTTGGTGCTGATGTCACTTTGAGATGGAGTAATTACACAAAAACATTAAGCATGCAGCATATAAGGGTATAGTCAGTGTGGGTTTTATTCTATACCCAGCTAGCTCAGAAATCCATTTAATAACCAGAACTTCAGCATTTGGGGCTGTATGCATGAATGAAAGGAGATGATAACTACTAGCTCTTAACTATCCAGACACTCCTTAGTAAGAACAACATGAACTGAGTTAATGCTAAGGGTCAAGAGTTTAAATAACTTCTAttaaagtgtgtgtgtgtaagtaAAGAACTGCAGTTGAAAATTTCTTATCAGTATAAGCTTGCTCTGAACTTTAGGTCTGGGGTTGTGTTCCAAACCTAACAAGCTACTTACTCAGTTACTGTTGCCAGCAAAAGTCAAGTGTTATCAAGGCTTCAGGGAAAGCTTCAAGGTAAGAAGCTGTTAGGCTTGGCTGTCCTGATAGTAGTGAGAAGAAATAACATTCACTTGAATATCTACAATGCTTATTTTGCTCCTTCCAGGCTGAACATATCACCTAGTGCATCTTCACATAGCATTGCAACTCAAGCAACAAGTGAAGGGCGACGGTTTCTGCAcgggagaaaaaggaaaatgaaagccaGAAAGAGAGAGCATAGTGCTGGATTTAAGACTGTTCAGCATGCTTCATCTTCTGGAAAAGTGTCTATAGAAGAAATTGATGCAGATGGGAATTTTGTCAGGCTTAAAAACAACTCTGATGAGGTACTTGTTCAATTTTGTTCCTCCTTCACTGCAAAGTATGACTGCTTGTGCACTGATTTGTGGCTTAGAGATTACAACAGGGAATTACAAAGAGATGAGAgctttccaaatgtttcttgaactaACTTGGCTACTGCCAATAGATGAGGACCAAGTGATATTCATACTGCAGGTGTCTTGCTCTCAGGCTTTTGGAAGAGGAGCACTGGCATCTATGATGCAGAAGCCTACCATCTTTAGTTATTTCTCATTAGAATCAGGGTAAAAGTATTGCAAGCACTTCATATCCTTGAGAAACTAAATAAGGATTAGTAAACTGGATGACAGCTTTCTAATTAGAAACACAACTAAAAGGTTGACTAGGACTGACGGTATCTAATCAGTGTAGAGGTCTTTACTAATGAATTGGATAACTCAACTAGTTTAATCTGCAAATCCAGAGTTGTTCCAATTATCAGAACTCCAAAACTTGCAGCTGATAGCCCAGGTGCCTTAGCCTGAAATGCCTTAAAACTTCAAAGACCACTATATATGTAACAGCTTAGATTAACgtgtataaatacatacatgcaGTCTGAGTTAAGCTGGTCAAACACATCTCTGGTTTATCATAGCCCTTCTAGAAAGAATAACATGATCCTGGTTAGAATATTATCCCTATTGAACAGATGTACCCGAATTTCTGGGGTGAAGAGTAACCCTAAGACAGTACTAAGAGACTTCTGGAAATTTAAGGTAGCTTTATAATTGAATATAGTCCTCCACCTTATAGAAGAAGGACCAAGTGACCCTTAAGACTGAGGAGGGTCTTACACTTATGAGTGCTATAGTGTTGGTTTGTAATGCTGAGAAACTTCTTATTCTGCAGGATCAGCCACTACACGGATGGGTGCTGAGAAGACATCTTGAGAGTGTGTCAGATGTAACATACAAATTCCCCTCACAGTTCACTCTTCAGGCAGGCCAAGTAGTTACGGTAGGTCTGTAACACTTCATCAGTATTCTTGAATCTTCTTGAACAGAAGAACTAGCCTGCCAGGGATGAGAGTAGCTGAATTTGTTAGTGAATGTCTTTGGTATTGGAGTACTTGGAGTTGTATGTGTTAGAATGGGTCAGAAGTAACTACAAATAAGAAGAATCAACATTGTCTCACTTCAAGCTTTTTGCAGATCTGGGGTGCAGCTGCTGGTGTAAGCCCAGGTCCTAGTGACCTGATCTGGAAGTCTCAGAAGTCTTGGGGATCTGGGTATAACATTGGTGTTACACTCATCACAGATGAAGGTGAGGTAAGTGAGTTGCAGTTTCTGTCCTTCTACTGAAGTGCCTTGATGTGCTTAACTCTTAAGCTTCCTTGATGGTGACTTAATTGTACTGCAGGAACTGGCAGAGAGAAAACTAATGCATGTAcccagagaagaagaaagtggtGAGCAAGATGATGAGTATGAAGAACTAATGGGAAGTGAAGTGGAGCTTCCACCTCAGGTAAGATGCCTGAAACTTAAATACAAGCAATTGAAGAATTCTGGTAGCCAATTTCTTTACACTGTGTGAATATACTTCCCCAAATACGACCCAAATCCAATTCTTACCGTTTTTCTTGATGTCAGaccaaaagaagaagaaaaaagaaatgttgtttGGTTTCATGATAGTGATTCCTGTGAGCATCCTTAAGCAGGTGAGATCAGTGAGAACTGTGCTTGCCATCTCAGCTTGCTTCACTAATAATGCTTTAGTCTCTTGTCCCATGTAGGCTGTAGCTTGCATGGCTTTGCATCAGAAACGAAATTGAtgcttttcttactttttgGCTGAATATCATCAAATAATTAAAGACCAAACAATTAACACTATTGCAGAAGAATATCAgctttttatgtatttgaacATCTATCTCACTGCAAATATACTTGCAAGCTGTTATTCCaaaaacagaatgcaaacaaatattttcattctgtggGAATGAAGTGACTTATCTGATGCTTAAAACAGTGTACTGGGCTTGTTCTAAAGTACCTGACTCAAATTCACACTaagaaaatagaatattttctttcaaaaataccaATACCAAAGGCCCTACAGGTGAACCTGGATAGGCTGGGGTAACAGTAGGCAACTGCAGGAGCTCAATCACTTTGTCCAAGTCATCAATACAAATATGAAACATAACAGGCCCCTGTATCAACCCCTGCCAACTTGATTTCCTCTATTcactaccactctctgggcccggccctccagccagttctttacccagcaaagtaTGTACCTATCCAAGCCAtgagctgccagcttctccagttaccatccctggaggttttcaaggaaAGGGGAGGTGTTGCACTGAGTGAttggtttagtgggcatggtgtgaaAAGTTGACAGTTGGACAAAGTAATATCAGCGGTCTTTTTctaccttaatgattctatgattctaaaatgcTGAAATCAAAGTTCATGgctgtaatgctataatgggaTGGAAAGAACTGTGATAATAGCAGGGTGGCAAGGATCTCCAGTGAGAGCCCTCATTTCCACTGCCAagccttaaatgaggtctgggaagggctggatcctggctccaccccttctggtcactcagatgcattgcactgcatgcacctgagctcccccgGGTTGGCCCTGCcatcccaccaggtgctcaatcactgtttcaggctgtgacttGGCATTTCTGCTATAGTGATATATTGACTGTCTACTGGTTTCTTTCAAACTTGATCATGAGTTTAAGGCACTCCAGTGTGAactttgtttcagaaattaCTGTCTTATTTTGGTGTGTGAAATAAGCACCTTAGCTGTGCCTTACTCTTAAATAATACTTCCTTCAATATTTCCTAAGTAGAAACAAAGTACAGATACAAATCATGCTAATAGAATTAACACATCGATAAA
This Lagopus muta isolate bLagMut1 chromosome 10, bLagMut1 primary, whole genome shotgun sequence DNA region includes the following protein-coding sequences:
- the LOC125698443 gene encoding lamin-L(III)-like isoform X1 → MATPLSSTPASGSRSRGAAAASPISPTRLSRLQEKEELRQLNDRLAAYIERVRTLEADKSVLQQRLVDLEAGSGRELGCLRLRYEAELADARRALDDIAIERAALQVELGKIGEEHRQLHSRNSKKEADLNLAQARMRDLDAQLNAKEADLATALSENRTLENGLRELKDQVVTLELSLEDAKKHLHSEMLRRVDLENHLKTLQEKMTFQKCLHEDELKEMKRVHESRIAEMESGRRREFESKLSDALQGLRKQHEEQIQGYKEELERTFSAKVENAQLSAARNSDFANAAREELMETKLRLGNLTSEINHYQSQNAALENRVKELQEMLDKDRDLHRKRMAEKEKEMAQAQKKVQEQLEEYEHLLDVKLALDLEINAYRKMLEGEEQRLNISPSASSHSIATQATSEGRRFLHGRKRKMKARKREHSAGFKTVQHASSSGKVSIEEIDADGNFVRLKNNSDEDQPLHGWVLRRHLESVSDVTYKFPSQFTLQAGQVVTIWGAAAGVSPGPSDLIWKSQKSWGSGYNIGVTLITDEGEELAERKLMHVPREEESGEQDDEYEELMGSEVELPPQTKRRRKKKCCLVS
- the LOC125698443 gene encoding lamin-L(III)-like isoform X2, whose protein sequence is MATPLSSTPASGSRSRGAAAASPISPTRLSRLQEKEELRQLNDRLAAYIERVRTLEADKSVLQQRLVDLEAGSGRELGCLRLRYEAELADARRALDDIAIERAALQVELGKIGEEHRQLHSRNSKKEADLNLAQARMRDLDAQLNAKEADLATALSENRTLENGLRELKDQVVTLELSLEDAKKHLHSEMLRRVDLENHLKTLQEKMTFQKCLHEDELKEMKRVHESRIAEMESGRRREFESKLSDALQGLRKQHEEQIQGYKEELERTFSAKVENAQLSAARNSDFANAAREELMETKLRLGNLTSEINHYQSQNAALENRVKELQEMLDKDRDLHRKRMAEKEKEMAQAQKKVQEQLEEYEHLLDVKLALDLEINAYRKMLEGEEQRLNISPSASSHSIATQATSEGRRFLHGRKRKMKARKREHSAGFKTVQHASSSGKVSIEEIDADGNFVRLKNNSDEDQPLHGWVLRRHLESVSDVTYKFPSQFTLQAGQVVTIWGAAAGVSPGPSDLIWKSQKSWGSGYNIGVTLITDEGEELAERKLMHVPREEESGEQDDEYEELMGSEVELPPQQNEDPSCSIM